A stretch of the Leguminivora glycinivorella isolate SPB_JAAS2020 chromosome 2, LegGlyc_1.1, whole genome shotgun sequence genome encodes the following:
- the LOC125239246 gene encoding uncharacterized protein LOC125239246, whose amino-acid sequence MQRCPSPTSSPYPGCRAAIGEAYSRRGTPKSAIQIMLNSLSNNTLKQYDTSFKQWWLFCKQNKIDVYQASIPFVLKFLTERFENGASYGTINSTRSALSLLIGPRIGNDDRIKRFVKGVFRLKPPTPKYNITWDPSIVLNYLKGLYPNEVISLEQLTHKVVMLLALTTGHRVQTLSLIKINNIQFTHEGVQIFIPDLIKTSGKNSKQPLLNLKIFSNKIEVCPVNTLNSYIKRTQSIRDTNSLLITHKKPHHAVSTQTISRWIKNVLKEAGIDVNIFTAHSTRHASTSAASRSGISIDIIQKTAGWSENSICFAKHYNRPISSEPDQFCSTICNLISENIIV is encoded by the exons ATGCAG AGATGTCCATCCCCTACATCGTCACCTTACCCTGGCTGCCGGGCTGCTATCGGCGAGGCATACAGTAGGCGCGGAACGCCAAAATCAGCAATTCAGATAATGTTAAATTCTCTTTCAAATAACACGCTGAAACAGTATGATACTTCTTTCAAACAATGGTGGCTATTCTGTAAGCAAAATAAGATTGATGTTTATCAGGCGTCTATACCATTCGTACTTAAGTTTTTAACAGAGCGTTTTGAAAATGGAGCCTCTTATGGCACAATTAATAGTACTAGATCCGCTCTATCTCTTCTTATTGGACCTAGAATAGGAAATGATGATAGGATAAAACGGTTTGTTAAAGGAGTATTTCGATTAAAACCTCCTACtccaaaatataatataacatgGGACCCTAGCATTGTCCTCAATTATTTAAAAGGCTTGTACCCTAACGAAGTTATAAGCTTGGAACAGCTTACCCATAAAGTGGTGATGTTACTTGCCTTAACGACAGGACACAGAGTCCAAACATTATCCTTAATTAAGattaataatattcaatttaCTCATGAGGGAGTTCAAATTTTTATACCAGATTTAATTAAAACTTCAGGAAAAAACAGTAAACAaccattattaaatttaaaaatattcagtAATAAGATTGAAGTCTGCCCAGTCAATACTTTAAATTCTTATATCAAAAGAACACAGTCTATTAGAGATACTAACAGTCTTTTAATTACGCATAAAAAACCTCACCATGCTGTTTCTACCCAGACTATAAGTCGCTGgataaaaaatgtacttaaggaGGCAGGCATAGACGTTAACATCTTTACAGCCCATAGCACTAGACACGCCAGCACATCAGCTGCAAGCAGATCTGGTATATCCATAGATATTATCCAAAAAACAGCTGGTTGGTCAGAAAACTCTATTTGCTTTGCTAAGCATTATAACAGACCAATTTCTTCAGAACCTGACCAGTTTTGTAGTACGATATGTAACTTGATATCAGAAAACATTATAGTATAG
- the LOC125239256 gene encoding uncharacterized protein LOC125239256 — MGKRKRDKEKDEVYIKKKIKKLQEKLQRHSVEPDRSSTPPVQPQSKTPQQPPTENSSPSPASSPLHTRPHDDPDINAEIVDDELPEEFLLALGTEGQEQAEVGNPIRPELASRWTKIMNDGLGKEAREAIVKKYPPPANFSAAIAPIINPEIASTLSDPSVKRDKRIMIRQGLTGTLLSCLGKCLTDVLLGNINSKKLIEEINDAAKLAGEIHHHDSNSRKFFCLAGANKTIQDAIRHQKTDKFLFGTDCADKIRAAQTIQKTSNTIKNHPEKEKKQQKQAANNKQFKQLNWKSPPQYSQQNHRMRGGQQYHQPRKHYNQPHRKERHSSHKQRSRYHR, encoded by the exons ATGGGAAAAAGGAAGAGAGATAAAGAAAAAGATGAAGTTTATATtaagaaaaagataaaaaaacttCAAGAAAAGCTGCAAAGACATTCCGTCGAACCAGATCGCAGTTCTACTCCTCCTGTACAACCGCAGTCGAAGACTCCGCAGCAGCCGCCGACAGAAAACTCTTCACCATCACCGGCGTCTTCACCGTTGCATACTAGGCCACACGATGACCCTGATATAAATGCAG AAATTGTGGACGATGAACTCCCTGAGGAGTTCCTACTTGCTCTGGGGACTGAAGGTCAGGAACAGGCAGAAGTTGGAAACCCTATCAGACCTGAATTGGCCTCCCGCTGgacaaaaattatgaatgacGGCTTGGGTAAAGAGGCTAGAGAAGCAATTGTGAAAAAATACCCTCCACCAGCCAATTTTTCTGCTGCAATAGCACCGATAATTAATCCAGAGATTGCGTCTACACTCTCAGATCCCTCGGTCAAAAGAGATAAAAGGATTATGATAAGACAGGGCTTAACAGGCACATTATTGTCTTGCCTAGGAAAATGCTTAACTGACGTTTTACTAGGAAATATTAACTCCAAAAAGTTAATTGAAGAAATCAATGACGCTGCGAAGTTGGCTGGGGAAATCCACCACCATGATTCAAATTCGAGAAAATTCTTTTGTTTGGCTGGAGCGAATAAAACCATCCAAGATGCCATTCGTCATCAAAAGACCGATAAGTTTTTATTTGGTACAGATTGTGCTGACAAGATCAGAGCTGCACAAACAATCCAGAAAACTTCAAATACTATTAAGAACCATCCAGAGAAAGAAAAGAAGCAGCAGAAACAAGCAGCAAATAACAAACAGTTCAAGCAGTTAAACTGGAAGAGCCCACCACAATACAGTCAGCAGAATCATCGGATGCGTGGTGGGCAACAATACCATCAACCCCGGAAGCACTACAACCAGCCTCACCGGAAAGAGAGACACAGCTCCCACAAGCAGAGGTCCAGATATCACCGATAG